One genomic window of Paraburkholderia phytofirmans PsJN includes the following:
- a CDS encoding aminotransferase-like domain-containing protein: MFTFNPAFEAPTGSPIRELFKYLAQPGMISFAGGYPASDLFDREGLDAAASRASQHATLCLQYGPTDGLPVLKEQLAHLMARRGVSCTPQDMLATTGSQQGFDLLLRVMVAPGDVVLVEQPAYPATLQALTLQEADVVTIPVDQDGLDIDALAALLDSGTLRRAPKLLYTVPTFANPTGATLSFERRTALLKLAARHRFLIVEDDPYGDLRFTGAALPSLLALSEQVPGSRDWVVHFSSLSKIVAPGLRVGWMLAHAEILRRCVVAKQTVDLCSSPWTQAIAAEYLASGALERHLPRIVDAYAVKCRTLCDALEAQLAEQIAFHRPAGGMFVWARLKAGQNASDYLRACIERNVMFVPGVAFYKDNIDSSALRLSFAAPGIADIETGVQRMKQALEHF; this comes from the coding sequence ATGTTCACGTTCAATCCCGCATTCGAAGCGCCGACCGGTTCGCCGATCCGCGAGCTCTTCAAGTATCTGGCGCAGCCCGGCATGATCTCGTTCGCCGGCGGCTATCCGGCGAGCGATCTGTTCGATCGTGAAGGGCTCGACGCCGCTGCATCGCGCGCGTCGCAACACGCTACCCTCTGCCTGCAATACGGCCCCACCGACGGCCTCCCTGTCCTCAAAGAACAACTCGCGCACCTGATGGCGCGCCGCGGCGTGTCTTGCACGCCGCAAGACATGCTGGCGACGACCGGCTCGCAGCAAGGCTTCGATTTGCTGCTGCGCGTGATGGTCGCGCCCGGCGACGTGGTGCTGGTCGAGCAGCCCGCTTATCCCGCGACCTTGCAGGCGCTCACGCTGCAAGAGGCCGACGTGGTGACGATTCCGGTCGATCAGGACGGCCTCGATATCGACGCGCTCGCCGCGCTGCTCGACTCGGGCACGCTGCGCCGCGCGCCGAAGTTGTTGTACACGGTGCCCACGTTTGCAAATCCGACGGGCGCGACCTTGTCGTTCGAACGCCGCACGGCGTTGCTGAAATTGGCAGCGCGTCACCGCTTTCTGATCGTCGAAGACGATCCCTACGGCGATCTGCGCTTCACTGGCGCCGCGTTGCCTTCGCTGCTTGCGCTGAGCGAACAGGTGCCGGGATCGCGCGACTGGGTCGTGCATTTCTCCAGTCTCTCGAAGATCGTCGCGCCGGGCTTGCGAGTGGGCTGGATGCTCGCGCACGCGGAGATTCTGCGACGCTGCGTGGTCGCCAAGCAGACGGTCGATCTATGCAGCTCGCCGTGGACCCAGGCGATCGCCGCGGAGTATCTCGCGAGCGGCGCGCTGGAGCGGCATTTGCCGCGCATCGTCGACGCCTACGCCGTGAAATGCCGCACGCTATGCGACGCGCTCGAAGCGCAACTGGCGGAACAGATCGCGTTTCATCGTCCTGCCGGCGGCATGTTCGTATGGGCGCGATTGAAGGCCGGTCAGAATGCGTCCGATTATCTGCGCGCTTGTATCGAGCGCAATGTGATGTTTGTGCCGGGCGTCGCTTTCTAT
- a CDS encoding NAD(P)/FAD-dependent oxidoreductase — MSSKVVIVGGGVIGSSIAYFLRLSDPTVSVTVIERDPTYARSSSALSAASIRQQFSTPLSIQMSLFGIEFLRSIGERLEVDGAKPSIDLHEGGYLFLATPAGETTLRENHALQTSLGADISLLDPHALQSRFPWLNTEDLVAGAYGESGEGWFDGYGLVQALRKKAQSLGARYIAADVTAIHRDGKRVTQVQTANGETYACDVVVNAAGAWSRKVAQMVGIDIPVYARRRSIFNVTSPGQLERCPLLIDPSGVYFRPEGKSFICGTSPSADNDPDDLPLDEVDHALFDDVIWPTLAHRVPQFEALRVQNCWSGYYEYNVLDQNAIIGYHPDVDNCIFANGFSGHGLQQGPATGRGISELILHGRYTTLDLGSLSFTRVLENRPIVEKNVV, encoded by the coding sequence GTGAGTTCCAAAGTCGTGATCGTTGGCGGTGGGGTGATCGGCAGCTCGATTGCGTATTTCTTGCGGCTGTCCGATCCGACGGTCAGCGTCACGGTGATCGAACGCGATCCGACTTATGCGCGTTCTTCGTCGGCGTTATCCGCGGCGTCGATCCGCCAGCAATTCTCCACACCGCTTTCCATACAGATGTCGTTGTTCGGCATCGAGTTTTTGCGCTCGATCGGCGAACGGCTGGAGGTCGACGGCGCCAAACCGTCGATCGATCTGCACGAAGGCGGCTATCTGTTTCTCGCGACGCCCGCCGGCGAGACGACGCTGCGCGAGAACCACGCGCTGCAAACGAGCCTCGGCGCGGATATCAGCCTGCTCGACCCGCACGCGTTGCAGTCGCGCTTTCCCTGGCTCAATACGGAAGACCTCGTGGCCGGCGCGTACGGTGAAAGCGGCGAGGGCTGGTTCGACGGCTATGGACTCGTGCAGGCGCTGCGCAAGAAGGCGCAGTCGCTCGGCGCACGCTACATCGCCGCCGACGTCACCGCCATCCATCGCGACGGCAAACGCGTTACGCAAGTCCAGACCGCGAACGGCGAGACTTACGCCTGCGACGTGGTGGTCAATGCTGCCGGCGCATGGTCGCGCAAAGTCGCGCAGATGGTCGGCATCGACATTCCGGTCTACGCGCGGCGCCGCAGTATTTTCAACGTTACCTCGCCGGGGCAGCTGGAACGGTGCCCGCTGCTGATCGATCCGAGTGGCGTGTATTTCCGTCCTGAAGGCAAATCGTTTATCTGCGGTACGTCGCCGTCTGCGGATAACGACCCCGACGATCTGCCGCTCGACGAAGTCGATCACGCTCTATTCGACGACGTGATCTGGCCGACGCTCGCGCATCGCGTGCCGCAATTCGAAGCGCTGCGCGTGCAGAATTGCTGGTCCGGCTACTACGAATACAACGTGCTCGATCAGAACGCGATCATCGGCTATCACCCGGATGTCGATAACTGCATTTTCGCCAACGGTTTTAGCGGCCACGGTTTGCAGCAAGGGCCGGCAACGGGACGCGGCATCAGCGAACTGATTCTGCACGGCCGCTATACGACGCTCGATCTGGGCTCGCTGAGCTTCACGCGGGTGCTGGAGAATCGGCCCATCGTGGAGAAGAACGTCGTGTAG
- the amaB gene encoding L-piperidine-6-carboxylate dehydrogenase, whose amino-acid sequence MDASTILADLGIAHAAQAGDIAVHSPITGDLIGRVASNTVAEVDTALARAKEAYTAWRNVPAPRRGELVRLLGNRLREKKQALGSIITLETGKILQEGLGEVQEMIDICDFAVGLSRQLYGLTIASERPGHRMAETWHPMGTCVVISAFNFPAAVWSWNAALALVCGNAVIWKPSEKTPLTALAVNQILTEALQEFGDAPAGLTALINGGRDVGAKLVADPRASIVSATGSTEMGRTVGVEVAKRFGRSLLELGGNNAGIVTQTADHELAMRGILFSAVGTAGQRCTSLRRLFVHESVYDKTIERLKQLYSKVPIGNPLEKGTLMGPLIDKQSYGRMQEALQQATAEGGKVFGGERVDVKGYENGYYVRPAIVEMPSQTSVVLKETFAPILYVLRYTDFADAVEANNAAVHGLSSCVFTTDLREAERFLSDSGSDCGIANVNIGPSGAEIGGAFGGEKETGGGRESGSDAWKAYMRRATNTVNYSSALPLAQGIDFNIG is encoded by the coding sequence ATGGACGCTTCCACCATCCTCGCCGACCTCGGCATCGCCCACGCGGCGCAAGCCGGCGACATCGCGGTTCATTCGCCCATTACCGGCGACCTCATCGGCCGCGTGGCCAGCAACACGGTGGCGGAAGTCGACACGGCCCTCGCCCGGGCGAAAGAGGCGTACACCGCCTGGCGCAACGTGCCGGCGCCGCGGCGCGGCGAACTGGTGCGGCTGCTCGGCAACCGTCTGCGCGAGAAGAAGCAGGCGCTCGGCAGCATCATCACGCTCGAGACCGGCAAGATTCTTCAGGAAGGCTTGGGCGAAGTGCAGGAAATGATCGACATCTGCGATTTCGCGGTCGGTCTGTCGCGTCAGCTGTACGGCCTGACGATCGCCTCGGAGCGTCCGGGACATCGCATGGCGGAGACGTGGCATCCCATGGGCACCTGCGTCGTGATCTCGGCATTCAATTTTCCGGCCGCGGTGTGGTCGTGGAATGCGGCGCTCGCGCTGGTCTGCGGCAACGCGGTGATCTGGAAGCCGTCGGAAAAGACGCCGCTCACCGCGCTCGCCGTCAATCAGATTCTCACCGAGGCATTGCAAGAGTTCGGCGATGCGCCGGCCGGCCTCACTGCCTTGATCAACGGCGGCCGCGATGTAGGCGCGAAGCTGGTGGCCGATCCGCGCGCGTCGATCGTCAGCGCGACGGGCAGCACGGAAATGGGCCGTACGGTCGGCGTTGAAGTGGCGAAGCGTTTTGGCCGCTCGCTGCTCGAACTCGGCGGCAACAACGCGGGCATCGTCACGCAAACAGCGGATCACGAACTCGCCATGCGCGGCATTCTGTTTTCGGCGGTGGGCACGGCGGGTCAGCGTTGCACGTCGCTGCGCCGCTTGTTCGTGCACGAGAGCGTGTACGACAAAACCATTGAGCGTCTGAAGCAGTTGTACAGCAAGGTGCCAATCGGCAATCCGCTCGAAAAGGGCACGTTGATGGGGCCGCTGATCGACAAGCAGTCGTATGGCCGCATGCAGGAAGCGCTGCAACAGGCCACGGCCGAAGGCGGCAAGGTGTTCGGCGGCGAACGTGTCGACGTGAAGGGCTATGAAAACGGCTACTACGTGCGTCCGGCGATCGTCGAAATGCCGTCGCAAACGTCGGTGGTGCTGAAGGAAACCTTTGCTCCGATTCTCTACGTGTTGCGCTACACCGATTTCGCCGACGCGGTCGAAGCGAACAACGCAGCGGTGCACGGCCTGTCGTCGTGCGTGTTCACCACGGATCTGCGCGAAGCGGAACGTTTCCTGTCCGACTCGGGCAGCGACTGCGGCATCGCGAACGTCAACATCGGACCGAGCGGCGCGGAAATCGGCGGCGCGTTCGGCGGCGAGAAGGAAACCGGCGGCGGCCGCGAGTCGGGTTCGGATGCGTGGAAGGCCTACATGCGCCGCGCTACCAACACGGTCAATTACTCGTCCGCGTTGCCGCTCGCGCAGGGTATCGACTTCAATATCGGCTGA
- a CDS encoding LysR family transcriptional regulator has product MHFDFVDLRLLLNIADTENLARAAERSHLSAPAASNRVKNLEEQLGFKLLYRTSQGVTLTPAGEAFVHHARLVLERVEHLAGDMQEYGEGIKGHVRIWANTTAISEFMPAVLSHFLRDHPDVNIDLREVLSGEIVKGVADSATDIGIVAGNVHAEHLEMLPYRDDRLVLVTSRDHPLARLASVDFAQVLTANFVSLPTSSAIHAFITSAADALGARLKLRIQVGNFEAACRMIEAGVGIGIVPESVALRHKKTMQIATVGLNDPWAERKLKICVRSLSDLPPFARVLVDRLMAGV; this is encoded by the coding sequence ATGCATTTTGATTTCGTAGACTTGCGCTTGCTCCTCAATATCGCCGATACGGAGAATCTGGCGCGCGCCGCGGAGCGCTCGCATCTGTCGGCGCCGGCGGCAAGCAACCGGGTCAAGAATCTCGAGGAACAACTGGGTTTCAAACTGCTCTACCGCACCAGCCAGGGCGTGACGCTGACGCCTGCTGGCGAAGCTTTCGTGCATCACGCGCGGCTCGTGCTGGAACGGGTCGAGCATCTGGCCGGCGATATGCAGGAGTACGGCGAAGGCATCAAGGGACACGTGCGGATCTGGGCCAATACCACCGCGATCAGCGAGTTCATGCCGGCCGTGCTGAGCCATTTTTTGCGCGATCACCCTGACGTCAACATCGATCTGCGCGAAGTGTTGAGCGGCGAAATCGTCAAAGGCGTGGCGGATAGCGCGACGGATATCGGCATCGTCGCGGGAAACGTGCATGCGGAGCATCTTGAAATGCTGCCGTATCGCGACGACCGGCTCGTGCTGGTCACGTCGCGCGATCATCCGTTGGCACGTCTGGCGTCGGTGGACTTCGCGCAAGTGCTGACGGCGAACTTCGTGAGCCTGCCGACGTCGAGCGCGATCCACGCATTCATCACCAGTGCCGCCGATGCGCTCGGCGCGCGTTTGAAATTGCGTATCCAGGTGGGCAATTTCGAAGCCGCTTGCCGGATGATCGAAGCGGGCGTGGGCATTGGCATCGTGCCGGAATCGGTCGCGCTGCGGCACAAGAAGACGATGCAGATCGCCACGGTCGGACTGAACGACCCATGGGCTGAGCGCAAGCTCAAGATCTGCGTGCGCAGCCTCAGCGACTTGCCGCCGTTCGCGCGCGTGTTGGTCGACCGGTTGATGGCGGGCGTTTAA
- a CDS encoding response regulator, whose amino-acid sequence MSRVLLVDDQPEALSALRAVLVGRGYTVATAADGAEAFERLQRTRVSAVVCDWRMPNMDGAELIESMQARSELASVPVILTSGSGEAPAFPVKGFLRKPFALDKLLSLLAECESDAAMPAVC is encoded by the coding sequence ATGAGTCGCGTATTACTGGTCGACGACCAACCCGAGGCATTGTCCGCGCTGCGCGCCGTGCTGGTCGGCCGTGGTTACACGGTCGCCACGGCGGCGGACGGCGCCGAAGCTTTTGAACGACTGCAACGCACGCGCGTCAGCGCGGTGGTGTGCGACTGGCGCATGCCCAACATGGACGGCGCCGAACTGATCGAATCGATGCAGGCACGCAGTGAACTGGCTTCCGTACCCGTCATCCTGACGAGCGGCAGCGGCGAAGCGCCCGCCTTCCCCGTCAAAGGCTTCTTGAGGAAACCGTTCGCGCTGGACAAGCTGCTCTCGTTGCTGGCCGAATGCGAAAGCGACGCGGCGATGCCGGCCGTTTGCTGA
- a CDS encoding MFS transporter: MATVNSGARLDRLPISRFHWNILGLIGAGAFLDAFDIYLANGALAAMVKSGFTDLRLGSFFISATFMGMMIGAGLSGYLGDRFGRRYSYQANLAIFGLASIAACFAPNIYWLILLRFIMGVGLGAELVVAAGTLCEFVPPATRGRWTSLLALIINSGLLGATAIGYWVIPHLGWRYMFAIAGIGALVVWFLRHRMPESPRWLETVGRLDEAEATVSAIERQVEARVGKLPPVARVMSHEVPAAPFSALFARGMIGRTLVAALTCMAINMSLYGFVAWLPTFFVKEGLTIVQSLGFVLLMSFGAPAGAVVGYLVTDRIGRRNGIVLFSLVTIALGFVYVQMRAPAAISIVGFALVTAIYTVCTLGLFGYIPELFPTAHRLRGTGVAGTCGRAASMSTPYVALLLYTHFGVTGVLTMVGGVLLLLSVAILALRIETSQQTLEDISPDADLTPSGELFEKSV, encoded by the coding sequence TTGGCAACCGTCAATTCCGGCGCGCGGCTCGACCGCCTGCCCATCAGCCGTTTTCACTGGAACATTCTCGGCCTGATCGGCGCGGGCGCTTTCCTCGATGCCTTCGACATCTATCTTGCCAACGGCGCATTAGCCGCGATGGTCAAAAGCGGCTTCACCGATTTGCGGCTCGGCTCGTTTTTCATCTCCGCGACCTTCATGGGCATGATGATCGGTGCCGGTCTGTCCGGTTATCTCGGCGACAGATTCGGCCGGCGTTATTCGTATCAGGCGAACCTGGCGATTTTCGGTCTCGCCTCGATTGCCGCGTGTTTCGCGCCGAATATCTACTGGCTGATTCTGTTGCGTTTCATCATGGGCGTGGGGCTCGGCGCGGAATTGGTGGTGGCGGCCGGAACGTTGTGCGAATTCGTGCCGCCGGCCACGCGCGGACGCTGGACTTCGCTGCTTGCGTTGATCATCAATTCCGGTCTGCTCGGTGCGACGGCGATCGGCTACTGGGTGATTCCACATCTCGGTTGGCGCTATATGTTTGCGATCGCCGGGATCGGTGCGCTCGTCGTGTGGTTTCTGCGGCATCGGATGCCGGAATCGCCGCGCTGGCTGGAGACGGTCGGACGCCTCGACGAAGCCGAGGCGACGGTGTCGGCGATCGAGCGGCAGGTCGAGGCGCGGGTCGGCAAGTTACCGCCGGTGGCGCGCGTGATGAGCCATGAGGTGCCGGCCGCGCCGTTCTCGGCGCTGTTCGCGCGCGGCATGATCGGCCGCACGCTGGTGGCGGCGCTCACCTGCATGGCGATCAACATGTCGCTGTATGGATTCGTCGCGTGGCTGCCGACGTTCTTCGTCAAGGAAGGGCTGACGATCGTGCAGTCGCTGGGATTCGTGCTGCTGATGTCGTTCGGCGCGCCGGCCGGCGCGGTGGTCGGGTATCTGGTCACGGACCGGATCGGCCGGCGCAACGGCATCGTGCTGTTCTCGCTCGTGACGATCGCGCTCGGGTTCGTGTACGTGCAGATGCGGGCGCCGGCGGCGATTTCCATCGTGGGTTTCGCACTCGTGACGGCGATCTATACGGTCTGCACGCTGGGATTGTTCGGCTATATCCCGGAGTTGTTTCCGACCGCGCATCGGCTGCGGGGGACGGGCGTCGCCGGCACCTGCGGACGCGCCGCCTCCATGTCGACGCCGTATGTGGCGCTGCTGTTGTACACGCACTTTGGCGTGACGGGCGTGCTGACGATGGTCGGCGGTGTTCTGCTGTTGCTGAGTGTAGCGATCCTCGCGTTGCGGATCGAAACGAGTCAGCAGACGCTCGAAGACATCTCGCCCGATGCCGATCTGACGCCGAGCGGGGAGTTGTTCGAAAAGTCGGTTTAG
- a CDS encoding HpcH/HpaI aldolase/citrate lyase family protein, translating to MSAALPRSYLFVPGNRPERFEKAHAAGADAVILDLEDAVQPAEKPAARAAVLAAVSSEASRPAWVRINGSDTPWFNEDVAALSGQPGVAGIVLPKAETREQIEAVLATAHAALSILPIIETARGFASLAVLCAAPRVQRIVFGTLDFQIDLGIDGDGEELYLFRSQIVLASRLAGIGAPVDGVSTTITDTDAIEADARLGRRFGFGGKLCIHPKQIDAVHRAYAWSDADKAWAQRVLAAVETSHGAAVAVDGKMVDMPVILKARRILAGA from the coding sequence ATGAGCGCCGCACTGCCGCGCTCCTATCTGTTTGTGCCGGGCAACCGCCCTGAGCGCTTCGAAAAAGCGCACGCAGCTGGCGCGGACGCGGTGATTCTCGATCTCGAAGATGCCGTGCAGCCCGCTGAAAAACCGGCGGCGCGCGCGGCGGTGCTCGCCGCTGTATCGAGCGAAGCATCACGGCCCGCGTGGGTGCGCATCAACGGTTCGGACACGCCCTGGTTCAACGAGGATGTCGCCGCGCTGTCCGGACAGCCGGGTGTCGCAGGGATCGTGTTGCCTAAAGCGGAGACGCGTGAACAGATCGAGGCCGTGCTGGCGACGGCGCATGCCGCTTTAAGCATATTGCCGATCATTGAAACCGCGCGTGGGTTTGCGAGCCTCGCGGTCTTGTGCGCCGCGCCGCGCGTGCAGCGCATCGTGTTCGGCACGCTGGATTTTCAGATCGATCTCGGTATCGACGGCGACGGCGAGGAACTGTATCTGTTCCGCTCGCAGATCGTGCTGGCGTCGCGGCTTGCCGGAATCGGCGCGCCGGTGGACGGCGTGTCGACCACCATCACCGACACGGACGCCATCGAAGCCGACGCGCGCCTCGGCCGGCGTTTCGGCTTCGGCGGCAAGCTGTGCATTCATCCGAAGCAGATCGATGCGGTGCACCGCGCGTACGCGTGGAGCGACGCGGACAAGGCATGGGCGCAACGTGTCCTGGCCGCAGTGGAAACGAGCCACGGCGCGGCGGTGGCGGTGGACGGCAAGATGGTCGATATGCCGGTGATCCTGAAGGCGCGAAGGATTCTTGCGGGCGCCTAG
- a CDS encoding MmgE/PrpD family protein, which produces MNDHPSLTLATFAAQLDFDSIPHAVVERTVNLYVDWLGSALAGKGARPVETIARFARQAGGASNDGACEVLIDRSRTTPYFAAMINGAASHFAEQDDVHNGSVFHPATVVFPVALALAQAHRKSGRELIAAAVAGYEVGIRIGEFLGRSHYKVFHTTGTAGTVAAAATAGRLLGLSPAQMLDAFGSAGTQASGLWEFLRDAADSKQLHTAMAAANGLMAAQLAADGFKGATHILEGAQGMAAGMSSDADPARLVDRLGNRWATAETSFKYHAACRHTHPAADALLAVVQEHRLAPRDIAKVVAHVHQGALDVLGAVVTPRTVHQAKFNMGTVLGLVAHHGYAGVSEFEQGFDADTIAAFRDNVEMAFDAEVDAVYPARWIGKVTVTTTDGRTFKGRVDEPKGDPGNTLSRDEIATKLRRLAAFSGAATEGEAARLLGNAWQIAEQAQVGSVFEAESNAMGAA; this is translated from the coding sequence ATGAACGACCATCCCAGTCTGACGCTTGCCACCTTCGCCGCTCAACTCGACTTCGACAGCATTCCGCACGCGGTGGTGGAGCGCACCGTCAACCTTTACGTCGACTGGCTCGGCTCGGCGCTGGCGGGCAAAGGTGCGCGGCCGGTCGAGACGATCGCGCGCTTTGCCCGCCAGGCCGGCGGCGCATCGAACGACGGCGCGTGCGAAGTGTTGATCGACCGCAGTCGCACCACGCCGTATTTCGCCGCGATGATCAACGGCGCGGCGTCGCACTTCGCCGAACAGGACGACGTGCACAACGGCTCGGTGTTTCATCCCGCGACGGTCGTGTTTCCGGTGGCGCTTGCGTTGGCGCAGGCGCATCGCAAGTCCGGGCGGGAGCTGATCGCGGCGGCGGTCGCGGGCTATGAAGTGGGCATCCGCATCGGCGAATTTTTGGGGCGCTCGCACTACAAGGTGTTTCACACCACGGGTACGGCGGGCACGGTGGCGGCGGCCGCCACAGCGGGGCGGCTGCTCGGCTTGTCGCCGGCGCAGATGCTCGACGCGTTCGGCTCGGCGGGCACGCAGGCAAGCGGACTGTGGGAGTTTCTGCGCGATGCCGCCGACTCGAAGCAACTGCACACGGCCATGGCGGCGGCCAACGGACTAATGGCCGCGCAACTCGCCGCCGATGGCTTCAAGGGCGCGACGCATATTCTGGAAGGCGCGCAAGGCATGGCCGCGGGCATGTCGAGTGACGCGGATCCCGCGCGCCTCGTCGACCGCCTGGGCAATCGGTGGGCGACGGCGGAGACGTCGTTCAAGTATCACGCGGCGTGCCGTCACACGCATCCCGCCGCCGACGCGTTGCTCGCCGTCGTACAGGAACACCGTCTCGCGCCGCGCGATATCGCGAAGGTCGTCGCGCACGTCCATCAAGGCGCGCTCGATGTGCTCGGCGCGGTCGTCACGCCGCGCACCGTTCATCAGGCGAAGTTCAACATGGGCACGGTGCTCGGACTCGTCGCGCATCACGGCTATGCGGGCGTGAGCGAATTCGAGCAGGGTTTCGACGCGGATACGATCGCCGCCTTCCGCGACAACGTCGAGATGGCTTTCGACGCCGAAGTGGACGCCGTTTATCCCGCGCGCTGGATCGGCAAGGTGACGGTCACGACTACCGACGGCCGCACGTTCAAGGGCCGCGTGGACGAACCGAAAGGCGACCCGGGCAATACGCTGTCGCGCGATGAGATTGCAACCAAGCTGCGTCGGCTGGCGGCATTTTCGGGCGCGGCCACCGAAGGCGAGGCCGCGCGATTGCTCGGCAACGCGTGGCAAATCGCGGAGCAGGCGCAGGTCGGATCGGTTTTTGAAGCAGAGTCCAACGCGATGGGGGCCGCATGA
- a CDS encoding CaiB/BaiF CoA transferase family protein: MRPLDGIKVVTLEHAIAAPFCTRQLADLGARVIKIERPGVGDFARGYDERVHGLSSHFVWTNRSKESLALDLKQPAAAEILDALVAGADVLVQNLAPGAADRLGLGYDTLSKKYPKLIVCDISGYGSDGPYRDKKAYDLLIQSESGFLSITGSPGEPAKAGCSIADIAAGMYAYSNILSALLLRGRTGRGCRIDVSMLESMVEWMGYPLYYAIDGQTPPALSGAAHATIYPYGPFPAGDGKTVMLGLQNEREWKLFCERVLMQPELATDERFNSNSKRTSARDALREVIVAAFAKLSAAQVIERLDNAGIANAQMNSLGDVWAHPQLQARERWHEVGTPAGVVPALLPPGLPTDVDPRMDPVPALGEHTDAILRELGYDSARIDALRAAGTI, from the coding sequence ATGAGACCACTCGACGGTATCAAGGTCGTCACGCTCGAACACGCAATCGCGGCGCCGTTCTGTACCCGTCAACTCGCGGATCTGGGCGCGCGGGTGATCAAGATCGAGCGGCCTGGTGTCGGCGACTTTGCGCGCGGCTACGACGAGCGCGTGCATGGACTGTCGTCGCATTTCGTTTGGACCAATCGTTCGAAGGAAAGCCTTGCGCTCGATCTGAAACAGCCTGCCGCAGCGGAGATTCTCGACGCCCTGGTCGCCGGCGCGGACGTACTGGTGCAGAATCTCGCCCCCGGCGCCGCGGACCGGCTCGGTCTCGGTTACGACACGCTGAGCAAGAAGTATCCGAAGCTGATCGTCTGCGATATTTCGGGCTATGGTTCCGACGGCCCGTATCGCGACAAGAAAGCCTACGACCTGCTGATCCAGAGCGAATCCGGTTTTCTGTCGATCACCGGCTCGCCGGGCGAGCCGGCCAAGGCGGGATGCTCGATTGCGGATATTGCGGCGGGCATGTACGCGTACTCGAACATTCTGAGCGCGCTGCTGTTGCGTGGGCGCACGGGGCGCGGCTGCCGCATCGACGTATCGATGCTGGAGAGCATGGTCGAGTGGATGGGTTATCCGCTCTATTACGCGATCGACGGTCAAACGCCGCCCGCGCTCTCCGGCGCGGCGCACGCCACGATCTATCCGTACGGCCCGTTTCCCGCGGGCGACGGCAAGACGGTGATGCTCGGTCTGCAGAACGAGCGCGAATGGAAGCTCTTTTGTGAACGCGTGTTGATGCAGCCGGAACTCGCCACCGACGAGCGTTTCAACTCGAACTCGAAACGCACGTCGGCGCGCGACGCGTTGCGCGAGGTGATCGTCGCGGCTTTTGCGAAGCTGAGTGCGGCGCAGGTCATCGAACGGCTGGATAATGCCGGCATCGCCAACGCGCAAATGAACTCGCTCGGCGATGTGTGGGCGCATCCGCAATTGCAGGCGCGCGAGCGCTGGCATGAAGTCGGCACGCCTGCGGGCGTGGTGCCCGCGTTATTGCCGCCGGGTTTGCCGACCGATGTCGACCCGCGCATGGATCCGGTGCCCGCGCTCGGCGAGCATACCGACGCGATTTTGCGCGAACTCGGCTACGACAGCGCGCGGATCGACGCGCTGCGAGCCGCCGGCACGATCTGA